One Cupriavidus taiwanensis DNA window includes the following coding sequences:
- a CDS encoding Bug family tripartite tricarboxylate transporter substrate binding protein yields the protein MATLLWLGAAGLAGPAMADSYPSRPIRLVVPSAAGGSPDVLMRALGAEVGKSLGQSFVIDNKPGASGVIGISELERAAPDGYTLGYANNVTLSINKSTFRKLPYRPDAFVPVVLLFKVPNVIAVKPEMPVKTFAELVAYVKANPDKVTYASPGQGTSGHLTGQLLADKAGLAWTHVGYKGSPQAATDVMGGQVNVLIDNMPTILPLIKAGKLKPLAVTSLARSPLLPALPTIAESGVPGFEGVAWGGLVAPQGTPAGVVGKLNGAFNRALADPAIKDKFAALGAETVGGTPQALASYAARETDKWAAVVRQAGITPQ from the coding sequence ATGGCCACCCTGTTGTGGCTGGGCGCCGCGGGCTTGGCTGGCCCGGCAATGGCCGACAGCTATCCGTCGCGCCCGATCCGCCTGGTGGTGCCGTCAGCCGCCGGCGGCAGTCCCGACGTGCTGATGCGCGCACTGGGCGCCGAAGTCGGCAAGTCGCTGGGCCAGTCGTTCGTGATCGACAACAAGCCCGGCGCTTCGGGCGTGATCGGCATCTCCGAACTGGAACGCGCCGCGCCTGACGGCTACACGCTCGGCTATGCCAACAACGTGACGCTGTCGATCAACAAGAGCACCTTCCGCAAGCTGCCGTACCGGCCCGATGCCTTCGTGCCGGTGGTGCTGCTGTTCAAGGTGCCGAATGTGATCGCGGTCAAGCCGGAGATGCCGGTGAAGACCTTTGCCGAGCTGGTGGCCTACGTCAAGGCCAACCCGGACAAGGTCACCTATGCCTCGCCGGGGCAAGGCACGTCCGGCCACCTGACCGGCCAGCTGCTCGCGGACAAGGCGGGGCTGGCCTGGACGCACGTCGGCTACAAGGGCAGCCCGCAGGCCGCCACCGATGTGATGGGCGGCCAGGTCAATGTGCTGATCGACAACATGCCGACCATCCTGCCGCTGATCAAGGCCGGCAAGCTCAAGCCGCTGGCAGTGACCAGCCTGGCGCGCTCGCCGCTGCTGCCGGCGCTGCCCACCATCGCGGAGTCCGGCGTGCCGGGTTTCGAAGGGGTGGCCTGGGGCGGCCTGGTCGCGCCGCAAGGCACGCCCGCCGGGGTGGTGGGCAAGCTCAACGGCGCCTTCAACCGCGCGCTGGCGGATCCGGCCATCAAGGACAAGTTCGCCGCGCTGGGCGCCGAGACGGTCGGCGGCACGCCGCAGGCACTGGCCAGCTATGCCGCGCGTGAAACCGACAAATGGGCGGCCGTGGTCAGGCAGGCCGGCATCACGCCGCAGTAA
- a CDS encoding NAD(P)H-dependent flavin oxidoreductase translates to MDARATGPTPDSVLQTRLTALLGIRHPILLGGMHHLGTSGVVAAVVNAGAMGFITARSFESLDDYRADLRRCRTLTGGLPFGVNLTMSRREDYNRLVPDWIRIAFEEGVRLFESAGSSPEALVGPIHDGGGILVHKCPSVRHAVTAQRLGVDAVALVGLEEGGHPGANQLSAFVNGAFALERLDLPLVIGGGIGSGRQIAAALALGADGVVMGSRFMVASEIAAHDALKHRIVASDEHCSTTILGSLGDTWRVLANDSARAVQRLEAQGASDHAAFGDLILSSRTRQRVYQRGEVEAGIVSLGPAGGFADAIEPAGRIVARLVADARAACDALAGRRVGLPA, encoded by the coding sequence ATGGACGCACGCGCCACCGGCCCGACGCCGGACTCCGTACTGCAGACCCGCCTGACCGCGCTGCTGGGCATCCGCCACCCCATCCTGCTCGGCGGCATGCATCACCTCGGCACATCCGGCGTGGTCGCCGCGGTCGTCAACGCCGGCGCCATGGGCTTCATCACGGCGCGTTCGTTCGAATCGCTGGACGACTACCGCGCCGACCTGCGCCGCTGCCGCACGCTGACCGGCGGGCTGCCGTTCGGCGTCAACCTGACGATGTCCCGGCGCGAGGACTACAACCGGCTGGTGCCGGACTGGATCCGCATTGCCTTCGAGGAGGGTGTGCGCCTGTTCGAAAGCGCCGGCAGTTCGCCCGAAGCGCTGGTCGGCCCCATCCACGACGGCGGCGGCATTCTCGTCCACAAATGTCCGAGCGTGCGCCACGCGGTGACCGCGCAGCGGCTGGGCGTCGACGCGGTGGCGCTGGTGGGGCTGGAGGAGGGCGGCCACCCTGGCGCCAACCAGTTGTCGGCCTTCGTCAATGGCGCCTTTGCGCTGGAGCGGCTGGACCTGCCGCTCGTGATCGGCGGCGGCATCGGCAGCGGCCGGCAGATCGCGGCCGCGCTGGCCTTGGGCGCCGACGGCGTGGTGATGGGCAGCCGCTTCATGGTGGCCAGCGAAATCGCCGCGCACGATGCGCTCAAGCACCGCATCGTCGCGTCGGACGAGCATTGCTCGACCACCATCCTCGGCAGCCTGGGCGATACCTGGCGCGTGCTCGCCAACGACAGCGCGCGTGCAGTGCAGCGCCTGGAGGCGCAAGGGGCGAGCGATCATGCGGCCTTCGGCGACCTGATCCTGTCGTCGCGCACCCGGCAGCGCGTCTATCAGCGCGGCGAGGTCGAGGCGGGCATCGTCTCGCTCGGTCCGGCGGGCGGTTTCGCCGATGCGATCGAACCCGCCGGCCGGATCGTGGCGCGGCTGGTGGCCGATGCGCGCGCCGCGTGCGACGCGCTGGCTGGCCGGAGGGTGGGGTTGCCGGCGTGA
- a CDS encoding NAD(P)H-dependent flavin oxidoreductase: MTLPASLSGRLRLPLIAAPMLRVSGPELVSAACRSGVIGSFPTVNARSAEELDAWLTRVAADCAEAEAPTAPACPNLIMRRKPEMLAEDVAILVRHKVEMVIASVGSPAAVVKPLHDVGCMVLADVATLRHAEKALQAGADGLVLLTAGAGGQTGWLNTFAFVRAVRQMFDGPLVLSGGISDGAALWAARVLGCDLGCMGTRFIATPESMASDAYRQMLVDSSLDDVMLTQAFTGLDTNMLRPSVVAAGLDPKALAGPITPQRAAELYSEHHNGGRAPRRWVDIWSAGHSVSGVDAVRDVAGLVEELLSQYKAAQHDTTGLLAAA; the protein is encoded by the coding sequence ATGACCTTGCCCGCCTCGCTCTCCGGCCGCCTGCGGCTGCCCCTGATCGCCGCGCCGATGCTGCGCGTTTCCGGCCCCGAGCTGGTCTCGGCCGCGTGCCGCAGCGGCGTGATCGGATCGTTTCCTACCGTCAACGCACGCTCGGCCGAAGAACTGGATGCGTGGCTCACGCGGGTGGCCGCGGACTGCGCCGAAGCCGAAGCCCCGACCGCCCCGGCCTGCCCCAACCTGATCATGCGCCGCAAGCCGGAGATGCTGGCCGAAGACGTGGCGATCCTGGTCAGGCACAAGGTCGAGATGGTGATCGCCAGCGTCGGTTCGCCGGCGGCGGTGGTCAAGCCGCTGCACGACGTCGGCTGCATGGTGCTGGCCGACGTGGCCACGCTGCGCCATGCCGAGAAGGCGCTGCAAGCGGGCGCCGACGGGCTGGTGCTGCTGACCGCCGGCGCCGGCGGCCAGACCGGCTGGCTCAATACCTTCGCTTTCGTACGCGCGGTGCGCCAGATGTTCGATGGCCCGCTGGTGCTGTCGGGCGGCATTTCCGACGGCGCCGCGCTGTGGGCGGCGCGCGTGCTGGGCTGCGACCTCGGCTGCATGGGGACGCGCTTTATCGCCACGCCCGAGAGCATGGCCAGCGACGCGTACCGCCAGATGCTGGTCGACAGTTCGCTCGACGATGTCATGCTGACGCAGGCTTTCACTGGGCTGGACACCAATATGCTGCGCCCGTCGGTGGTCGCCGCCGGCCTCGATCCCAAGGCGCTGGCAGGCCCCATCACGCCGCAGCGGGCCGCCGAGCTGTACAGCGAGCACCACAACGGCGGGCGCGCGCCGCGCCGCTGGGTCGATATCTGGAGCGCGGGCCATTCGGTGTCGGGGGTCGACGCGGTGCGGGACGTGGCCGGGCTGGTGGAGGAGCTGCTGTCCCAGTACAAGGCTGCGCAGCACGACACCACCGGCCTGCTGGCCGCGGCCTGA
- a CDS encoding TetR/AcrR family transcriptional regulator: MSLQSDSDARAQHPASAAPAADAESKTNAELREAAISRMIHVAIQLIARNGASRLSLVDVGREAGYSHSLPNYYFKSKTRLLLQVYQYIVDRFRRRFAQWSREHSPVRVRPGLTNLEATVRAYVGMAGADPVPSRALHILWGESFSSMPELQQMARPINAESVAAFAAQVRIGIARGEIASDVDPEMFGLILLGTLRGVTAQSLIDPEHVDLPALGEMLIRIFRQGIVAPAAPASPDAAAPEAPDAAAPAPLPPD, from the coding sequence ATGAGTTTGCAGTCCGATTCCGACGCCCGCGCCCAGCACCCGGCCTCCGCGGCCCCCGCGGCCGATGCTGAAAGCAAGACCAACGCCGAGCTGCGCGAGGCCGCCATCAGCCGCATGATCCACGTCGCGATCCAGCTGATCGCCAGGAATGGCGCGTCCCGGCTGTCGCTGGTCGACGTGGGGCGCGAGGCCGGCTACAGCCATTCGCTGCCCAACTATTACTTCAAGAGCAAGACGCGGCTGCTGCTGCAGGTCTACCAGTACATCGTCGACCGTTTCCGGCGCCGCTTTGCGCAGTGGTCGCGCGAGCACAGCCCGGTGCGCGTGCGGCCGGGGCTGACCAACCTCGAAGCCACGGTGCGCGCCTATGTCGGCATGGCCGGTGCGGACCCGGTGCCGTCGCGCGCGCTGCACATCCTGTGGGGCGAGTCGTTTTCGTCGATGCCCGAGCTGCAGCAAATGGCGCGGCCCATCAATGCCGAGAGCGTCGCGGCGTTCGCCGCGCAGGTGCGCATCGGCATTGCGCGCGGCGAGATCGCCAGCGACGTCGACCCGGAGATGTTCGGCCTGATCCTGCTGGGCACGCTGCGCGGCGTGACCGCGCAATCGCTGATCGATCCCGAGCACGTGGACCTTCCCGCGCTGGGCGAAATGCTGATCCGCATCTTCCGGCAGGGCATCGTCGCGCCGGCGGCGCCTGCCAGCCCCGACGCGGCGGCCCCGGAGGCCCCGGACGCTGCCGCGCCGGCGCCGCTGCCTCCCGACTGA
- a CDS encoding ABC transporter ATP-binding protein, protein MTARLPTPVQDTVTLVRARNLVQTYHAKGGRRVQALSDVSFDLRRGETLGVVGESGSGKSTLARALMALPAPQSGSVDFDGVPLAQARGAALRSLRRRMQMVFQDPLSSLNPGQRILDIVQMPLVVAGEGSAAERRARAAQALADVGLDAGVVGARRPWELSGGQCQRVSIARALVLRPQLLVCDEPVSALDVSVQAQVLNLLEDAKAAHGLTLLFISHDLGVVRSISDRVMVMYLGKVCELAPAGSLYRAPRHPYTATLLASVPSPDPARRLLRPVLAHGETPSPLDVPSGCRFRTRCASASARCAQEAPALQACADAPGHAVACHHPLPLS, encoded by the coding sequence GTGACCGCCCGACTTCCTACCCCGGTGCAAGACACCGTCACGCTGGTGCGCGCCCGCAACCTGGTGCAGACCTACCATGCCAAGGGCGGCCGGCGCGTGCAGGCGCTCTCGGACGTCTCCTTCGACCTGCGCCGCGGCGAAACGCTCGGCGTGGTGGGCGAGTCCGGCTCGGGCAAATCGACCCTGGCGCGCGCGCTGATGGCATTGCCGGCGCCGCAGTCCGGCTCGGTCGATTTCGACGGCGTGCCGCTGGCCCAGGCCCGCGGCGCCGCCTTGCGCAGCCTGCGCCGGCGCATGCAGATGGTGTTCCAGGACCCGCTGTCATCGCTCAACCCGGGCCAGCGCATCCTCGACATCGTGCAGATGCCGCTGGTGGTGGCGGGCGAGGGCAGCGCCGCCGAGCGCCGCGCCCGCGCCGCGCAGGCGCTGGCGGACGTGGGGCTCGATGCCGGCGTGGTCGGCGCCCGCCGGCCGTGGGAGCTGTCCGGCGGCCAGTGCCAGCGCGTCAGCATCGCCCGCGCGCTGGTGCTGCGCCCGCAGCTGCTGGTGTGCGATGAACCGGTCTCGGCGCTCGATGTCTCGGTGCAGGCGCAGGTGCTCAACCTGCTCGAAGACGCCAAGGCGGCCCATGGCCTGACCCTGCTGTTTATCTCGCACGACCTGGGCGTGGTGCGCAGCATCAGCGACCGGGTCATGGTGATGTATCTTGGCAAGGTGTGCGAACTGGCGCCGGCGGGCTCGCTTTACCGCGCGCCGCGCCATCCGTACACTGCCACGCTGCTGGCCTCGGTGCCGTCGCCGGACCCTGCGCGGCGCCTGCTGCGGCCGGTGCTGGCGCACGGCGAGACGCCGTCGCCGCTGGACGTGCCATCCGGCTGCCGCTTCCGCACGCGCTGCGCCAGCGCCAGCGCGCGCTGCGCGCAGGAAGCTCCCGCGCTGCAGGCGTGCGCGGACGCGCCCGGGCACGCCGTTGCCTGTCATCACCCGCTGCCGCTGTCATGA
- a CDS encoding ABC transporter ATP-binding protein gives MITTNSASASRPLLEVADLQTEFVLPQGVLRAVDGVSFTLEAGKTLGVVGESGSGKSVLARSLIGLLPAGVARTPGGRIDFNGRDLRQLGERDMRAVRGKEIAMIFQDPLTSLNPVLTIGRQLEQVLRQHTDLPARAARERAVELLDDVGIADPRQRAREYAHRLSGGMRQRVVIAIALACAPRLLIADEPTTALDVTVQAQILDLLRRLQQRHAMAMLLITHNFGVVAEMCDDVAVMYAGRMVEQGSVADVLQRPRMRYTHALLQSVPRADAEPHARLPAIPGQPPDLTAPPAGCRFAPRCAARGGQCDSAAPDTRPAGGGHFYACWHPVQET, from the coding sequence ATGATCACAACCAATTCCGCATCCGCAAGCAGGCCGCTGCTGGAAGTCGCCGACCTGCAGACCGAATTCGTGCTGCCGCAAGGCGTGCTGCGCGCCGTCGACGGCGTGTCGTTCACGCTCGAAGCCGGCAAGACGCTCGGCGTGGTGGGCGAATCGGGCTCGGGCAAGTCGGTGCTGGCGCGCAGCCTGATCGGCCTGCTGCCGGCGGGCGTTGCCCGCACCCCGGGCGGGCGCATCGATTTCAACGGGCGCGACCTGCGCCAGCTTGGCGAGCGCGACATGCGCGCCGTGCGCGGCAAGGAGATCGCCATGATCTTCCAGGACCCGCTGACCTCGCTGAACCCGGTGCTGACCATCGGCCGACAGCTCGAGCAGGTGCTGCGCCAGCATACCGACCTGCCGGCGCGCGCCGCGCGCGAGCGGGCGGTGGAGCTGCTGGACGACGTCGGCATCGCCGATCCGCGCCAGCGTGCCCGCGAGTACGCCCACCGGCTGTCGGGCGGCATGCGCCAGCGCGTGGTGATCGCCATCGCGCTGGCCTGCGCGCCGCGCCTGCTGATCGCCGACGAGCCCACCACCGCGCTCGACGTCACCGTGCAGGCGCAGATCCTGGACCTGCTGCGCCGCCTGCAGCAGCGCCACGCCATGGCGATGCTGCTGATCACCCACAACTTTGGCGTGGTCGCCGAAATGTGCGACGACGTCGCCGTGATGTACGCCGGCCGCATGGTGGAGCAAGGCAGCGTCGCCGACGTGCTGCAGCGCCCGCGCATGCGCTATACGCACGCGCTGCTGCAGTCGGTGCCGCGCGCGGATGCCGAACCGCATGCCCGCCTGCCCGCCATCCCGGGCCAGCCCCCCGACCTGACCGCGCCGCCCGCCGGCTGCCGCTTCGCCCCGCGCTGCGCGGCACGGGGCGGGCAATGCGACAGCGCCGCCCCGGATACCCGGCCCGCCGGCGGCGGCCATTTCTACGCCTGTTGGCACCCTGTGCAGGAGACCTGA
- a CDS encoding ABC transporter permease, whose product MRRSSKLYLFSVAWLVLVAGATLLADWLPLRDPMRLHLADMLAPPGASRWFGADSLGRDVLARTLYGFRITAVVSLGSVALALLIGGTLGVCAGYFRGWVERAILMLSNVMLAFPPLVLVIAMVAYPGPPLVKVVVALGIVFVPAVIRIARANTLRLGEQQFVTAARAAGMGHARLIVRELLPNLVPALLAYSLLLLAIGALAEAALSFLGLGVPPPAPSLGSMMASEQSRVVEGPHAVFFPAGMLFLTIFALNQVGEELQRRLDGRARAA is encoded by the coding sequence ATGCGCCGATCCTCGAAGCTCTACCTGTTCTCGGTGGCCTGGCTGGTGCTGGTGGCCGGCGCCACGCTGCTGGCCGACTGGCTGCCGCTGCGCGACCCCATGCGCCTGCACCTGGCCGACATGCTGGCGCCGCCCGGCGCCAGCCGCTGGTTCGGCGCCGATTCGCTCGGCCGCGACGTGCTGGCCCGCACGCTGTACGGCTTTCGCATCACCGCCGTGGTCAGCCTGGGCTCGGTGGCGCTGGCGCTGCTGATCGGCGGCACGCTGGGCGTGTGCGCGGGATACTTCCGCGGCTGGGTCGAGCGCGCCATCCTGATGCTGTCGAACGTGATGCTGGCGTTTCCGCCGCTGGTGCTGGTGATCGCCATGGTGGCCTATCCCGGGCCGCCGCTGGTAAAGGTGGTGGTGGCGCTCGGCATCGTGTTCGTGCCGGCGGTGATCCGTATCGCCCGCGCCAACACGCTGCGGCTGGGTGAGCAGCAGTTCGTCACCGCCGCGCGGGCGGCCGGCATGGGCCATGCCCGGCTGATCGTGCGCGAACTGCTGCCCAACCTGGTGCCGGCGCTGCTGGCCTACAGCCTGCTGCTGCTTGCCATCGGCGCCCTTGCCGAGGCCGCGCTGAGCTTTCTCGGGCTCGGGGTGCCGCCGCCGGCGCCGTCGCTGGGCTCGATGATGGCGAGCGAGCAGTCGCGCGTGGTGGAGGGGCCGCATGCGGTGTTCTTTCCCGCCGGCATGCTGTTCCTGACCATATTCGCGCTCAACCAGGTGGGCGAAGAACTGCAGCGCCGTCTCGACGGCAGGGCGAGGGCCGCATGA